One genomic region from Myripristis murdjan chromosome 7, fMyrMur1.1, whole genome shotgun sequence encodes:
- the LOC115362583 gene encoding solute carrier family 26 member 6-like gives MRAQDYSTQEYFVQRDILDELHLDGVARKRTQSSKPPLGERIKDSLRCSGPRLKQAVLGCVPVLSWLPRYSIRENAMGDVISGVSVGIMHLPQGMAYALLAAIPPVFGLYTSLYPVLIYFIFGTSRHISIGTFAVVSIMIGGVMERLAPDSDFPILNGVNGTETVNITARDAYRVQIACAFTVLGGLIQILLGLVRFGFVVTYLSEPLVRGYTTGAACHVTISQLKYLFGIKPSRFSGPLSQIYTLLNICQLLPETNVAELVVSLVALAVLIVVKELNACYSKKLPLPIPIELIVIIAATIISYFAGINNKYGVDIVGEIPSGLKAPRVPNFSLFSELIGDAFAAAIVGYAINISLGKTFALKHGYKVDSNQELIALGLSNTIGSFFQCYSVTSSLSRSLIQESTGGKTQVAGVVSSVIVLITVLKIGSLFEDLPKAVLSTIVFVNLKGMFKQFLDVPMLWRTNKVDLLVWLVTFTCTVLLNLDLGLAVSIGFSMLTVIFKTQLPRYSILGQVPGTDLYLDTDTYEEAKEIPGITIFRSSTTVYYTNAEQYLEALQEKSGIDIGNLLTQKKKRDAKQKRRQEKEKKRAKKEEKKQRNMNGHLSNGKFSEESEKNQSMELKNGMLPTGMNAHHQGNGVAIITTETHANGHVSGQVNWAYQHDGNMSDSDSETGCHDDNDTTTQTSHSGDVEKGSACGSGTHSIILDLSTTSFVDTVSVKMLKNMFRDFGEIDVNIYLAGCQACVVEQLERAGFFSESIPKSRLFATIHDAVLHIFKNLCLTDTTSYDLAPDVSCSTKM, from the exons ATGAGGGCGCAGGACTACTCAACCCAAGAATATTTTGTGCAGCGGGACATTCTGGATGAGCTGCACCTGGATGGCGTGGCACGGAAAAGGACACAATCCTCTAAGCCCCCCCTGGGTGAACGGATAAAAGACTCTCTGAG GTGTTCAGGGCCCAGGCTGAAGCAGGCAGTGCTGGGCTGTGTGCCTGTCCTGTCCTGGCTGCCTCGCTACTCCATCAGAGAAAATGCCATGGGGGACGTAATCTCTGGCGTCAGTGTGGGCATCATGCATCTGCCACAGG GTATGGCGTATGCTCTCCTAGCAGCCATACCCCCAGTGTTTGGCCTGTACACCTCCCTCTACCCTGTGCTGATCTACTTCATCTTTGGCACCTCCAGACACATCTCCATAG GTACATTTGCAGTGGTCAGTATTATGATCGGTGGTGTGATGGAGAGGCTGGCACCGGACAGTGACTTTCCAATCCTAAATGGAGTTAATGGAACAGAGACCGTGAACATCACTGCTCGGGACGCCTACAGAGTCCAGATAGCATGTGCCTTCACTGTCCTAGGAGGGCTGATTCAG aTCCTCTTGGGTTTGGTGAGGTTTGGTTTCGTGGTCACCTACCTGTCTGAGCCTCTGGTGCGGGGCTACACTACAGGAGCAGCATGTCACGTCACCATCTCCCAACTCAAGTACCTGTTTGGGATCAAACCATCACGTTTCTCTGGACCGCTGTCTCAAATTTAT ACCCTGCTGAATATTTGTCAGTTGCTGCCTGAGACTAATGTGGCAGAGCTGGTGGTCAGCCTGGTGGCCCTCGCTGTTCTCATTGTGGTCAAAGAACTGAACGCCTGCTACAGCAAGAAGCTGCCTCTGCCCATACCTATAGAGCTCATAGTT ATCATAGCAGCAACAATCATCTCCTATTTTGCTGggattaataataaatatggtgTTGATATAGTTGGAGAGATACCCAGTGG GCTCAAGGCTCCTCGTGTCCCAAATTTCAGTCTTTTCTCAGAGTTGATAGGTGATGCGTTTGCGGCAGCGATTGTGGGCTATGCCATCAATATTTCTCTGGGCAAAACCTTTGCCCTCAAACATGGCTACAAGGTGGATAGCAACCAG GAGCTGATTGCCTTGGGCCTCAGTAACACTATTGGATCATTCTTTCAGTGCTACTCTGTGACTTCTTCCTTGTCTCGCAGCCTCATCCAGGAGAGCACAGGGGGCAAAAcccaa gttGCAGGAGTGGTGTCTTCTGTCATTGTGCTGATCACTGTTTTGAAAATAGGTTCTCTGTTTGAGGATCTCCCCAAG GCCGTGCTGTCCACAATTGTGTTTGTGAATTTGAAAGGGATGTTTAAGCAGTTCCTGGACGTGCCCATGCTGTGGAGAACCAACAAGGTTGATTTG CTGGTGTGGCTGGTAACATTCACATGCACCGTCCTGCTCAACCTGGACCTGGGTCTGGCTGTCTCCATTGGCTTTTCTATGCTCACTGTCATCTTCAAAACACAACT GCCTCGCTACTCTATCTTGGGCCAAGTGCCAGGCACTGATCTGTATCTGGACACAGACACTTATGAGGAG GCCAAAGAGATTCCAGGCATTACCATCTTCCGTTCCTCCACTACAGTGTACTACACCAATGCTGAGCAGTACTTGGAGGCCTTGCAagagaag AGTGGAATTGACATCGGGAACCTGTTGACACAGAAGAAAAAGCGGGACGCAAAGCAGAAGCGTCggcaggagaaagagaaaaagagagctaaaaaggaagaaaagaaacaa AGAAACATGAATGGCCACCTGTCGAATGGCAAATTCTCTGAGGAGTCAGAGAAGAACCAGTCGATGGAGTTGAAAAATGGGATGCTTCCTACAGGGATGAATGCGCACCACCAGGGGAATGGTGTGGCCATAATCACCACTGAAACCCATGCAAATGGCCATGTCAGTGGCCAGGTAAACTGGGCTTACCAACATGACGGGAACATGTCAGACTCCGACTCAGAGACGGGCTGCCATGATGATAATGACACCACCACCCAGACATCTCACAGCGGCGATGTGGAGAAAGGGAGCGCCTGTGGTTCAGGCACACACAGCATCATCTTGGACCTCTCCACAACCAGCTTTGTGGACACAGTCTCTGTCAAGATGCTGAAAAAT ATGTTCAGAGACTTTGGAGAGATTGATGTAAACATCTATCTTGCAGGCTGCCAAG CCTGTGTAGTGGAGCAGCTGGAAAGGGCTGGTTTCTTCTCAGAGTCCATCCCAAAGAGCAGGCTGTTTGCTACCATTCATGATGCCGTGCTCCACATCTTCAAGAATCTCTGTTTGACAGACACGACCAGCTATGACCTTGCACCG gATGTTTCCTGCAGCACCAAGATGTGA